The following proteins come from a genomic window of Microbacterium lemovicicum:
- a CDS encoding glycosyltransferase — protein MDRISEAPTVVAALRAADDLAFEAGRDPGVRTLRVLSAALAGADDIAAIAAVHAIAEMNDEQAARLLVSLLSDPRAWIVQHAAWALGRRPMRADAVGRLIRLVADGGFAGMLAQHTIEKWSVTGGDLLAVALEAAGTGTLSSGARARLIETLGLIRQPSATALLRQAAADAKVPRPVRAAAVAALGQRSDAASVALLDQLVSEGGLLGDLARLSLIDADPETAPPRGGTGLTVAQLFLHADVDSSLSSAGAGDNGGIATLLVRLGDALVAQDAGVERVLTLSRGTVLQAAPDLLQVAGTASGHVYGHIPLNELPASSSTAWHLRVTVRRGIRRLLKAAGRVDVLHLRMADVGSLAAADVARELGIPTVFTVAPDPHSVIASLERSGQLTRDGFGAADVREHYWFRAHLVQSLAASASHSVLFPRPDLVSDMRELVGIDLTSRPERHSVVAEGVDLAVIDDAAVTARDAARGGALTPALTELASLLAELPAERRTLPLLISVGRMHRVKGMAALVRTWAESPLADAANLLIVGGDLRFPSGDEREQLDAIDAVVSRSDRAARGLIVPGHRPNGVTAEWLAAARLGLPGLAAPGGAYVCASVKEEFGLAILEAMATGLVVVAPDAGGPATYVTEGDTGFLVATADPERLAGAIGNALGRAAELGVDGPARGRALVAERFTIQGMAATLAPVYGMVARAEAELERAAGLSA, from the coding sequence ATGGATCGCATCAGTGAGGCTCCGACCGTGGTCGCCGCGCTCCGCGCGGCGGACGACCTGGCCTTCGAAGCGGGACGCGACCCGGGTGTCCGCACCCTGCGCGTGCTCTCCGCCGCCCTCGCCGGCGCAGATGACATCGCCGCCATCGCCGCGGTGCACGCGATCGCCGAGATGAACGACGAGCAGGCGGCCCGCCTGCTCGTGTCGCTGCTCTCCGACCCCCGCGCGTGGATCGTGCAGCACGCCGCCTGGGCGCTCGGGCGCCGCCCGATGCGGGCCGACGCGGTGGGGCGCCTCATCCGCCTCGTCGCCGACGGCGGCTTCGCCGGAATGCTCGCCCAGCACACCATCGAGAAGTGGTCGGTCACCGGCGGCGATCTGCTCGCGGTGGCCCTCGAGGCCGCGGGGACGGGCACCCTCTCCTCCGGCGCCCGGGCGCGGCTCATCGAGACGCTCGGGCTCATCCGCCAGCCGTCGGCGACGGCGCTCCTGCGCCAGGCCGCCGCCGACGCGAAGGTCCCGCGCCCCGTGCGCGCCGCGGCCGTCGCCGCCCTGGGACAGCGCAGCGATGCCGCATCCGTCGCCCTCCTCGACCAGCTCGTCTCCGAGGGCGGTCTGCTCGGCGACCTCGCCCGGCTCTCCCTCATCGACGCCGACCCCGAGACCGCGCCGCCTCGCGGGGGCACCGGTCTGACCGTCGCCCAGCTCTTCCTGCACGCCGACGTCGACTCGTCGCTCTCGTCGGCGGGCGCCGGGGACAACGGCGGGATCGCCACCCTCCTGGTGCGCCTCGGCGACGCGCTCGTCGCGCAGGACGCCGGCGTGGAGCGCGTGCTCACGCTGTCGCGCGGCACCGTGCTGCAGGCGGCTCCCGACCTTCTCCAGGTCGCGGGCACGGCGTCGGGTCACGTGTACGGCCACATTCCGCTCAACGAGCTGCCGGCGTCGTCGAGCACCGCCTGGCATCTCCGCGTGACCGTGCGCCGCGGCATCCGCCGACTGCTGAAGGCGGCCGGCCGCGTCGACGTGCTGCACCTGCGCATGGCCGACGTCGGCAGCCTCGCCGCCGCCGACGTCGCGCGCGAGCTCGGCATCCCGACCGTCTTCACCGTCGCGCCCGACCCGCACAGCGTCATCGCGTCGCTGGAGCGCTCCGGCCAGCTGACCCGCGACGGCTTCGGCGCGGCCGACGTGCGCGAGCACTACTGGTTCCGCGCGCACCTCGTGCAGAGCCTCGCGGCCTCGGCATCGCACTCGGTGCTCTTCCCGCGGCCCGACCTCGTCAGCGACATGCGCGAGCTCGTCGGCATCGACCTCACGTCGCGGCCCGAGCGCCACAGCGTCGTGGCGGAGGGCGTCGACCTCGCCGTCATCGACGACGCGGCCGTGACGGCTCGTGACGCCGCCCGCGGGGGCGCGCTCACGCCCGCGCTGACCGAGCTGGCATCGCTCCTCGCGGAGCTGCCGGCGGAGCGCCGGACGCTGCCGCTGCTCATCAGCGTCGGGCGCATGCACCGGGTCAAGGGCATGGCCGCCCTGGTGCGCACCTGGGCGGAGAGCCCGCTGGCCGACGCCGCCAACCTGCTCATCGTGGGCGGCGACCTGCGCTTCCCGTCGGGCGACGAGCGGGAGCAGCTCGATGCCATCGATGCGGTCGTCTCGCGCAGCGATCGTGCCGCACGCGGCCTCATCGTGCCCGGCCATCGCCCCAACGGCGTGACCGCGGAGTGGCTCGCGGCCGCCCGGCTGGGGCTGCCCGGTCTGGCAGCACCCGGCGGAGCCTACGTGTGCGCGAGCGTCAAGGAGGAGTTCGGGCTCGCGATCCTCGAGGCGATGGCCACCGGACTGGTCGTGGTCGCCCCCGACGCGGGCGGCCCTGCCACCTACGTCACCGAGGGCGACACCGGGTTCCTCGTCGCAACCGCCGACCCGGAGCGGCTCGCGGGGGCGATCGGCAACGCCCTCGGGCGCGCCGCGGAGCTGGGCGTCGACGGACCGGCGCGCGGCCGCGCGCTCGTCGCCGAGCGCTTCACCATCCAGGGCATGGCCGCGACCCTCGCGCCCGTCTACGGGATGGTCGCGCGTGCCGAGGCGGAGCTGGAGCGCGCGGCGGGTCTGTCCGCGTGA